In the Hordeum vulgare subsp. vulgare chromosome 7H, MorexV3_pseudomolecules_assembly, whole genome shotgun sequence genome, one interval contains:
- the LOC123409120 gene encoding myb-related protein Hv1-like, whose protein sequence is MGHHSCCNQQKVKRGLWSPEEDEKLVRYITTHGYGCWSEVPEKAGLQRCGKSCRLRWINYLRPDIRRGRFTPEEEKLIISLHAIVGNRWAHIASHLPGRTDNEIKNYWNSWIKKKIRKAPAAPNVTTTSSTTSTSPPNNGLAPCSGSTATSDVHHRRLQHPTFSCAPAGDHLQLDAIISHHQSTSLALPVAAGQDSPPGMSHHCPLFMFDAGVVSTPFASASAQQHPFIASFTAAMAEADTPSCYHLPPLVDGMGAMGMCMEAMDDHCSAGAGMGNVCFGDEQRQRRRPELEEEEREQLGQHEQWDEEQLLMWDDQEVLTPSNMEAIQNGAHSLLFMGPNA, encoded by the exons ATGGGGCATCACTCTTGCTGCAACCAGCAGAAGGTGAAGAGGGGCCTGTGGTCtcctgaggaggatgagaagCTCGTCCGCTACATCACCACCCATGGCTATGGCTGCTGGAGCGAGGTCCCCGAAAAAGCCG GATTGCAGCGGTGTGGGAAGAGCTGCCGGCTGCGTTGGATCAACTACCTAAGGCCGGACATCCGGCGAGGGCGGTTCACGCCGGAGGAGGAGAAGCTCATCATCAGCCTCCACGCCATTGTTGGCAACAG GTGGGCTCACATTGCCAGCCACTTGCCTGGCCGGACGGACAACGAGATCAAGAACTACTGGAACTCGTGGATCAAGAAGAAGATACGCAAGGCTCCGGCGGCGCCGAACGTAACTACCACCTCGTCCACGACGTCGACGAGCCCACCAAACAACGGCCTGGCACCGTGCAGCGGCAGCACGGCCACGTCAGACGTCCACCACCGCCGTCTGCAGCATCCGACGTTCAGCTGCGCACCGGCGGGGGACCACTTGCAGCTCGACGCCATCATCAGCCACCACCAGAGCACCAGCCTAGCCCTGCCGGTTGCCGCCGGGCAGGACTCGCCACCGGGGATGTCGCATCACTGCCCTCTCTTCATGTTCGACGCCGGCGTCGTCAGCACGCCGTTCGCATCCGCCTCGGCGCAGCAGCACCCGTTCATCGCCAGCTTCACGGCAGCGATGGCGGAAGCGGACACGCCCAGTTGCTACCACCTACCTCCCTTGGTGGACGGCATGGGTGCCATGGGAATGTGCATGGAAGCCATGGACGATCACTGCAGCGCCGGCGCCGGCATGGGCAATGTGTGCTTCGGGGACGAGCagaggcagcggcggcggccggagctggaggaggaagagagggagcAGCTAGGGCAGCATGAGCAGTGGGACGAGGAGCAGCTGCTGATGTGGGATGATCAAGAAGTACTAACACCGTCCAACATGGAGGCCATACAAAATGGTGCACACTCCCTCCTTTTTATGGGACCAAACGCATGA